The segment CCCGGGGATCATTGGTCTGGAACGCGCAGTGATGGTTCGGGGCGTGGCGCCGAAGCCACGCCTGCATGCCTGGCGGCCCCACCGGTTCGAGCAGGGCGAAGCGATGGCCGTTAAAGCGACCCTCTCCTTCGCTCGCCGGTGCGCCGTGTTCGGCGATGTACTCGGGGCTCGCGTAGAGGCCGAAGGGAATCTCGCCGAAGGCTTGCACCACGTAGTCAGGGGTCTGCGGTTTCGTGCCCATGCGGAACGCCACGTGGGCCTCGCCGTGTTCGAGCTTCAGCGGCTCTGATCCCTCGATGAAGCGCACCCGGATGTCGGGATGCTGGGACTGGAACCGTCTGATCGAGGGGAGTACCTGGTACGCGGCATCGCCGACGGACGTGACGAGCAGCTCGCCCGACAGGCCTGATTCCTGGGCGAGCGCCTTGCCGAGGATGGAGCGAAACTGCGCTTCCGTCTCGGCCGCTGTGCGGATCAACTCACGGCCGAGGTCGGTGGGGGCGTAGCCGCGGGCGTGGCGGTGGAACAGCTTGGCTCGAAGGGCTTGTTCCAGCGCGTCGATGTGGCGAATCACCGTTGCACGGTGGACGCCGAGGTAATCAGCGGCGGCGGACACCGTGCCCAGGCGACCAACGTGATACGCCGTTTGGATCTCCGTCCAGTTGTGCATCGCAGGCGCATCGCGAAGGGGTGTGGAGCCGCGGGGAGGCGTGTTGTTGTCCATGGCTTGCGATGATCCAAACGCGCTTGGTCTTGCGAGTGTGATGCCTGACGCGCGCTCGGTCGAGTAGCTCTGTTCAACTGCGAATCTCATGTCGTCAAGAGGTCGCGTGAGCCTTGCGAGCGGCGCGCGGGTAAGGCTATCGCGCTGAAGTGAGCCATCTGCACGACCAGCCGAAGGCGCTGCCTTGCGAGCGGTTCATGTCGTGGCGATACTCACGCGTCATGGACAGTTCGCGCAAGGCGCACCGGCGGGTCTCACCGGCAGCGTCTCCTTCTAGTAGGCCGGTAGTTCGCTCCCCAGGGCCGCGGCACCCCACGGTACCCTCGTCATGACCTCCTGGACGGTGGGCGCCTACCAGTTCGATGCGAACGCCAATCGCCTACACGGTCGCGGCAGCGAGGTGGTCCTCGAACCGAAGGCCTCGGCGTTGCTGGCCTACTTCTGCGAGCACCCCGGACGCAACATCGGGCGCGACGAGTTGTTGCAGGCGGTGTGGCACGGTCAGGTCGTCTCCGACAACTCGATCAATCGAGTGATCGTCCTGTTGCGCAAGGCGCTTGGTGATGATCAGCGCGTTCGCCAGTACATCGCGACCGTACCTAAGGTGGGCTATCGGTTGATTGCGACCGTTTCGGCCGTCGATGAGGTGCAGGCGCCCCCGGGGTCGGCGACGCCGCCGTGGCGAGGTGTGGCAGGTGCTGCACTTCTGGTGGCCATCCTGGCCGCTGTGCTGCTCCCTCAATTTGCGCGGACCCCTTCAACGCCCGCGGTACGCGCCATCGTGCCCCTCTCGCGCCTCGCCGTTACCCAATCCAATGCGGCGCAGGCCCACGACCGGAAGGCCCTGCTGTACACGGCCAACGACGGGCGATACAACCGCATCTACTGGGTGGCAGCGCCCGGCGAGGTACCGCA is part of the Pseudomonadota bacterium genome and harbors:
- a CDS encoding LysR family transcriptional regulator, encoding MDNNTPPRGSTPLRDAPAMHNWTEIQTAYHVGRLGTVSAAADYLGVHRATVIRHIDALEQALRAKLFHRHARGYAPTDLGRELIRTAAETEAQFRSILGKALAQESGLSGELLVTSVGDAAYQVLPSIRRFQSQHPDIRVRFIEGSEPLKLEHGEAHVAFRMGTKPQTPDYVVQAFGEIPFGLYASPEYIAEHGAPASEGEGRFNGHRFALLEPVGPPGMQAWLRRHAPNHHCAFQTNDPRVLIRAVIGGVGIGFLPQEVAERHEDQVVQVAPPSHHWQARTWVVTHIDLHRSAKVQSFLRTLRER